Proteins from one Desulfuribacillus alkaliarsenatis genomic window:
- the purD gene encoding phosphoribosylamine--glycine ligase, whose product MRILVVGRGGREHTLAWKLAQSSEITNVYVAPGNPGIARTAKCECVDIDELNMEELVTFAIQKTIDLVVVGPEAPLSAGLVDEMIGAGIPAFGPSKEAAQIEASKEFAKKLMVENNIPTAAYASFTDLESAKEYVKQQGAPIVVKADGLAAGKGVVVAMTEAEALDALDQIMGDSIFGTAGSRVVIEQFLEGEEVTIMAFVDGKTIKPMAMAQDHKPVFDNDEGPNTGGMGTYSPVPQFAESLTDEVVKTIIQPTVEALQKQGITYKGVLYAGLMVTKDGPKVIEFNARFGDPETQVILPRLETDIMTIFNAVIQGKLEYVDVEWSNDATVCIVMASEGYPGNYDKGRPIRGLEGVAEEFGNNVAVFHAGTNEKDGQIVTNGGRVLGVMGRGIDLLQARDNAYQAVSKIEFAGAHYRTDIGLKAIKNVQ is encoded by the coding sequence ATGCGAATACTTGTAGTTGGACGTGGAGGGCGTGAACACACATTAGCTTGGAAGCTTGCGCAAAGCTCAGAAATAACAAATGTATATGTGGCGCCAGGAAATCCAGGAATAGCTAGAACGGCTAAATGTGAGTGTGTTGATATAGACGAGTTAAATATGGAAGAGCTTGTTACCTTTGCTATTCAAAAGACTATTGATTTAGTGGTAGTAGGCCCAGAAGCACCTCTATCTGCAGGATTAGTTGATGAGATGATAGGGGCAGGGATTCCAGCATTTGGACCTTCAAAGGAAGCGGCACAAATTGAGGCAAGTAAAGAGTTTGCTAAGAAGTTAATGGTTGAAAACAATATCCCTACGGCAGCATATGCGTCGTTTACCGACCTTGAATCAGCGAAGGAGTATGTCAAACAGCAGGGGGCACCAATTGTTGTCAAGGCGGACGGTCTAGCAGCAGGTAAAGGTGTAGTTGTGGCGATGACGGAAGCAGAAGCTTTAGATGCCCTAGATCAAATAATGGGTGATAGCATTTTCGGTACGGCAGGAAGTCGTGTTGTTATTGAGCAATTCCTTGAGGGTGAAGAGGTAACGATAATGGCCTTTGTCGATGGAAAAACAATTAAGCCAATGGCTATGGCCCAGGATCACAAACCGGTATTTGATAATGATGAAGGACCGAACACGGGAGGTATGGGTACTTATTCTCCTGTACCACAATTTGCTGAGTCGTTAACAGATGAAGTTGTTAAGACTATTATTCAACCAACTGTGGAAGCATTACAGAAACAGGGAATCACATATAAAGGTGTACTATACGCTGGTTTGATGGTTACTAAAGATGGTCCGAAGGTTATAGAATTTAATGCTCGATTTGGTGATCCAGAGACACAGGTAATCCTGCCGAGGCTTGAGACTGACATTATGACTATATTTAACGCGGTGATTCAAGGTAAATTGGAGTATGTAGACGTTGAATGGTCAAATGATGCCACAGTTTGCATAGTTATGGCGTCAGAGGGTTACCCAGGGAATTATGATAAGGGTAGACCAATTCGAGGTTTAGAGGGAGTTGCTGAGGAGTTCGGCAATAATGTTGCTGTATTCCATGCGGGTACTAATGAGAAGGATGGTCAGATAGTTACTAATGGAGGCCGGGTTTTAGGTGTTATGGGTAGAGGAATAGACTTGCTTCAAGCTAGAGATAATGCATATCAAGCAGTTTCTAAGATAGAATTTGCAGGTGCTCACTATCGCACTGATATCGGTTTAAAGGCGATTAAAAATGTACAATAA